In a genomic window of Streptomyces koelreuteriae:
- a CDS encoding menaquinone biosynthetic enzyme MqnA/MqnD family protein, with protein sequence MDNPRTRPRVGHIQFLNCLPLYWGLARTGTLLDFELTKDTPEKLSEKLVQGELDIAPITLVEFLKHADQLVAFPDIAVGCDGPVMSCVIVSQVPLDRLDGARVALGSTSRTSVRLAQLLLGERYGVRPDYYTCPPDLSLMMQEADAAVLIGDAALRANMLDGPRFGLDVHDLGALWKEWTGLPFVFAVWAARRDYLEREPVLTRKVHEAFLASRNLSLEEVGKVAEQAARWEDFDEETLAQYFTTLDFRFGGPQLEAVAEFARRVGPTTGFPADVKVDLLEP encoded by the coding sequence GTGGACAATCCTCGCACCCGGCCGCGCGTCGGCCACATCCAGTTCCTGAACTGCCTGCCCCTCTACTGGGGGCTCGCCAGAACAGGCACACTCCTCGACTTCGAGCTGACGAAGGACACCCCGGAGAAGCTCAGCGAGAAGCTGGTGCAGGGCGAACTCGACATCGCCCCGATCACCCTGGTCGAGTTCCTCAAGCACGCGGACCAACTGGTCGCCTTCCCCGACATCGCCGTCGGCTGCGACGGCCCGGTGATGTCGTGCGTGATCGTCTCGCAGGTCCCCCTGGACCGGCTCGACGGCGCCCGCGTCGCCCTCGGCTCGACCTCCCGCACCTCCGTCCGCCTCGCCCAGCTGCTCCTCGGCGAGCGCTACGGCGTACGGCCGGACTACTACACGTGCCCGCCCGACCTCAGCCTGATGATGCAGGAGGCCGACGCGGCCGTCCTCATCGGCGACGCGGCGCTGCGCGCGAACATGCTCGACGGGCCGCGCTTCGGCCTGGACGTGCACGACCTGGGCGCCCTGTGGAAGGAGTGGACGGGCCTGCCGTTCGTCTTCGCGGTCTGGGCGGCACGCCGCGACTACCTGGAGCGCGAGCCGGTCCTCACCCGCAAGGTGCACGAGGCCTTCCTCGCCTCCCGCAACCTCTCCCTTGAGGAGGTCGGCAAGGTCGCCGAGCAGGCCGCCCGCTGGGAGGACTTCGACGAGGAGACCCTCGCCCAGTACTTCACGACACTCGACTTCCGCTTCGGCGGCCCGCAGCTGGAGGCGGTCGCCGAGTTCGCCCGGCGCGTCGGCCCGACGACCGGGTTCCCGGCGGACGTGAAGGTGGACCTGCTAGAGCCGTGA
- a CDS encoding cold-shock protein translates to MATGTVKWFNAEKGFGFIAQEGGGPDVFVHYSAINASGFRSLEENQQVSFDVTQGPKGPQAENVTPV, encoded by the coding sequence ATGGCTACCGGAACCGTGAAGTGGTTCAACGCCGAAAAGGGCTTTGGTTTCATCGCCCAGGAGGGCGGCGGCCCCGACGTCTTCGTCCACTACTCCGCGATCAACGCGAGCGGCTTCCGCTCGCTCGAGGAGAACCAGCAGGTGTCTTTCGACGTCACGCAGGGCCCGAAGGGTCCGCAGGCTGAGAACGTCACGCCGGTCTGA
- a CDS encoding FtsK/SpoIIIE domain-containing protein has protein sequence MRLTLTVVDPYGGGTADVVLDADPESTVGDIAQELAKQVGHSGAQVIPLGQQRHAPANNAPLVYVDGYPVDPHATVVGSPLREGAVVSLQDPSGCLPGEPTGLVELRVVGGPAAGFVHRLGVGRYDIGSGAASYIRIDDPEVDARALTLSVATDGTCQVAVHMDKEHVTLDGTSLAESEKEEPGDKKSEKKKQKQKDDSGEKKKGGPGAWPLGGQIALGNSLLELTRYTPPNAALKWSDDGVGLDYNRPPRLRPPERQTNFRLPSPPRDYEARPLPWLMALTPLVGAVVSVLIFQKWYYLIMAGLAPILLFANYYNDKKHGRKSHAKQVEEYKEQKERIEKDAQDALVAERTDRRHALPDPATVLALGTGPRTRLWERRRTDRDHLLVRFGTGQLPSEVVLDDPEQDDHRRHVTWKIEDAPVALHLRTLGVIGMAGPGDSARALGRWAVAQTAALHSPMDVQFYVLSENAAQESWDWTRWLPHARPSGGQDVNALIGTDAETVGARIGELTQILDARKKAAEENKSQAGSSFSDPDIVVVWDGSRRLRSLPGVVRLLREGPAVSMFAICLDAEERFLPGECQAYVVAEPKAQEYEPAQQVPQQAQQQVAGGFPSFQAWHTTSQQPEQAGRSEQLRLRVEEAGAERLKDVRPDFVSAAWCLRLARSLSALRDISGETEDSALPGSSRLLDVLQLEPPTSDAITARWRMGGQSTLAVIGESYDGAFGIDIRKDGPHGLIAGTTGSGKSELLQTIVAALAVANTPENMTFVLVDYKGGAAFKDCVHLPHTVGMVTDLDAHLVERALESLGAELHRREHILASADTKDIEDYQDLVRRDPSHQPVPRLLIVIDEFASMVRDLPDFVTGLVNIAQRGRSLGIHLLLATQRPSGVVSPEIRANTNLRIALRVTDGGESSDVIDSPEAGHISKNTPGRAYARLGHASLVPFQSGRVGGRRPGAADPAVLMPWVGPLTWEDLGRAALVKPKAEAREEEEITDLKVLVDTIRDANSSLGIPPQHSPWLPALDETLLLDDVELPAFAGGPGKLPPAPYGIEDLPASQARRPVAIDFASFGHLMIGGAPRSGRSQVLRTLAGSIARTHSVADVHLYGIDCGNGALNALTRLPHCGAVVGRNQTERVVRLVNRLKGEMGRRQDLLADKGFADIGEQRSSVAEDERLPHIVVLLDRWEGWVPTLGEIDHGSLTDELQTMMREGASVGIHLVLTGDRTLLVGRIATLTEDKYGLRLADRSDFSALGIPARKVPEEIPPGRAFRNEFGTETQFALLAEDTTGQGQAAALAAIGEAAAARDAEVPRTRRPFRVDSLPSRISFPEAWEMRDPDASRSPLWGLVGIGGDEIVGFGPDLAQGVPAFVVAGPAKSGRSTVLWNFAQSFLAKGTRLVIAAPRQSLLRQLDGADGVLKVFTGDDIDEDEFEELIDQASLEEPIAVLIDDGEILEDCDAESQMKKLVSRGAERGLAMVIAGDEEDVCSGFSGWQVDAKKARRGILLSPQESSSGDLIGLRLNRSMVGGQVAPGKGMLHLGDGELRTVVIPG, from the coding sequence GTGCGCCTGACTCTGACCGTCGTCGACCCGTACGGCGGTGGCACCGCCGACGTCGTGCTCGATGCCGATCCTGAGTCCACCGTGGGGGACATCGCCCAGGAGCTGGCCAAGCAGGTGGGGCACAGCGGGGCGCAGGTCATCCCGCTCGGACAGCAGCGGCACGCGCCGGCGAACAACGCGCCTCTGGTCTACGTCGACGGCTACCCCGTCGATCCGCACGCCACCGTCGTCGGTTCGCCCCTGCGCGAGGGCGCCGTCGTCAGCCTTCAGGATCCGTCCGGGTGTCTGCCGGGTGAGCCCACCGGGCTCGTGGAGCTGCGGGTCGTCGGCGGGCCGGCCGCCGGGTTCGTGCACCGGCTCGGGGTCGGGCGGTACGACATCGGCAGCGGGGCCGCCTCGTACATCCGTATCGACGATCCCGAGGTCGACGCCCGGGCCCTCACCCTCTCCGTGGCCACCGACGGCACCTGCCAGGTCGCCGTGCACATGGACAAGGAGCACGTCACCCTCGACGGCACATCCCTCGCCGAGAGCGAGAAGGAAGAGCCCGGCGACAAGAAGAGCGAGAAGAAGAAGCAGAAGCAGAAGGACGACAGCGGCGAGAAGAAGAAGGGCGGGCCCGGTGCGTGGCCCCTCGGGGGGCAGATCGCCCTCGGGAACAGCCTGCTCGAACTCACCCGGTACACGCCCCCGAACGCGGCCCTGAAGTGGTCCGACGACGGGGTCGGTCTGGACTACAACCGTCCTCCGCGGCTGCGTCCGCCCGAGCGGCAGACCAACTTCCGGCTGCCGTCGCCGCCCCGTGACTACGAGGCCCGGCCGCTGCCCTGGCTGATGGCGCTGACGCCGCTCGTCGGTGCCGTCGTGTCGGTGCTGATCTTCCAGAAGTGGTACTACCTGATCATGGCCGGCCTGGCCCCGATCCTGCTCTTCGCGAACTACTACAACGACAAGAAGCACGGGCGTAAGTCCCATGCCAAGCAGGTCGAGGAGTACAAGGAGCAGAAGGAGCGGATCGAGAAGGACGCGCAGGACGCGCTCGTCGCCGAGCGGACCGACCGGCGGCATGCCCTTCCCGATCCGGCGACCGTCCTCGCCCTCGGGACCGGGCCGCGGACCCGGCTCTGGGAGCGGCGGCGCACCGACCGTGATCATCTGCTCGTGCGGTTCGGGACCGGGCAGCTGCCCTCCGAGGTCGTGCTCGACGACCCCGAGCAGGACGACCACCGCCGGCACGTGACCTGGAAGATCGAGGACGCCCCGGTCGCGCTGCATCTGCGCACCCTCGGGGTGATCGGCATGGCCGGGCCCGGGGACTCCGCCCGGGCTCTCGGGCGGTGGGCCGTGGCGCAGACCGCGGCGCTGCACAGCCCGATGGACGTGCAGTTCTACGTACTCAGCGAGAACGCCGCGCAGGAGTCCTGGGACTGGACGCGCTGGCTGCCGCACGCCCGGCCGTCCGGCGGGCAGGACGTCAACGCGCTGATCGGGACCGACGCCGAGACCGTCGGTGCCCGGATCGGCGAGCTGACGCAGATCCTCGACGCGCGCAAGAAGGCCGCCGAGGAGAACAAGTCGCAGGCCGGTTCGAGCTTCAGCGATCCCGACATCGTCGTCGTGTGGGACGGGTCCCGGCGGCTGCGGTCCCTCCCCGGCGTCGTGCGGTTGCTGCGCGAGGGGCCCGCGGTGTCCATGTTCGCCATCTGCCTGGACGCCGAGGAGCGGTTCCTGCCCGGCGAGTGCCAGGCGTACGTCGTCGCCGAGCCGAAGGCCCAGGAGTACGAGCCCGCCCAGCAGGTCCCGCAGCAGGCCCAGCAGCAGGTCGCCGGCGGGTTCCCCTCCTTCCAGGCCTGGCACACCACCTCCCAGCAGCCCGAACAGGCCGGGCGCAGCGAGCAGTTGCGGCTGCGCGTCGAGGAGGCCGGTGCGGAGCGGCTGAAGGACGTACGGCCCGACTTCGTCTCCGCGGCCTGGTGCCTCAGGCTCGCCCGGTCGCTGTCGGCGCTGCGGGACATCAGCGGGGAGACCGAGGACTCGGCGCTGCCGGGTTCGAGCCGGCTGCTGGACGTGCTGCAGCTGGAGCCGCCGACGAGTGACGCGATCACGGCGCGGTGGCGGATGGGCGGGCAGTCGACGCTGGCCGTCATCGGTGAGTCGTACGACGGGGCGTTCGGGATCGACATCCGCAAGGACGGTCCGCACGGCCTCATCGCCGGTACGACGGGTTCCGGTAAGTCGGAGCTGCTGCAGACCATCGTGGCGGCGCTGGCCGTGGCGAACACGCCCGAGAACATGACCTTCGTGCTGGTCGACTACAAGGGTGGCGCGGCCTTCAAGGACTGTGTGCATCTGCCGCACACCGTCGGCATGGTGACCGACCTCGACGCCCACCTGGTGGAGCGGGCCCTGGAGTCGCTGGGTGCCGAGCTGCACCGGCGCGAGCACATCCTGGCCTCCGCCGACACCAAGGACATCGAGGACTACCAGGACCTGGTGCGCCGGGATCCCTCGCACCAGCCGGTGCCCCGGCTGCTCATCGTCATCGACGAGTTCGCGTCCATGGTGCGTGACCTGCCCGACTTCGTGACCGGGCTCGTGAACATCGCCCAGCGAGGCCGTTCCCTCGGCATCCATCTGCTGCTGGCCACCCAGCGGCCGTCCGGTGTCGTGTCGCCCGAGATCCGCGCCAACACCAACCTCCGTATCGCGCTGCGCGTGACGGACGGCGGTGAGTCGTCCGACGTGATCGACTCGCCCGAGGCCGGGCACATCTCCAAGAACACCCCGGGCCGCGCCTACGCCCGCCTCGGCCACGCCTCCCTGGTCCCCTTCCAGTCGGGGCGCGTGGGTGGCCGTCGGCCCGGTGCGGCCGACCCGGCCGTGCTCATGCCCTGGGTGGGCCCGCTGACCTGGGAGGACCTGGGCCGGGCTGCGCTGGTCAAGCCCAAGGCGGAGGCCCGTGAGGAAGAGGAGATCACCGACCTCAAGGTCCTCGTCGACACGATCCGCGACGCCAACAGCTCGCTCGGCATCCCGCCGCAGCACAGCCCGTGGCTGCCCGCGCTCGACGAGACGCTGCTGCTGGACGACGTCGAACTCCCCGCGTTCGCGGGCGGCCCCGGCAAGCTGCCGCCGGCCCCGTACGGCATCGAGGACCTGCCCGCCAGCCAGGCCCGGCGCCCCGTCGCCATCGACTTCGCCTCCTTCGGCCATCTGATGATCGGCGGTGCCCCGCGCAGCGGCCGCTCCCAGGTGCTGCGCACGCTCGCGGGCTCCATCGCCCGTACGCACTCGGTCGCCGATGTGCACCTCTACGGCATCGACTGCGGAAACGGCGCGCTCAACGCCCTCACCCGGCTGCCGCACTGCGGCGCGGTCGTCGGCCGTAACCAGACCGAGCGGGTCGTACGGCTCGTCAACCGGCTCAAGGGCGAGATGGGGCGGCGCCAGGACCTGCTGGCGGACAAGGGCTTCGCGGACATCGGTGAGCAGCGGTCCTCGGTCGCCGAGGACGAGCGGCTGCCGCACATCGTCGTGCTGCTGGACCGCTGGGAGGGCTGGGTGCCCACGCTCGGCGAGATCGACCACGGTTCGCTCACGGACGAGTTGCAGACGATGATGCGCGAGGGCGCGAGCGTCGGCATCCACCTGGTCCTCACCGGTGACCGGACCCTGCTCGTCGGCCGTATCGCGACGCTCACCGAGGACAAGTACGGTCTGCGGCTGGCCGACCGCAGCGACTTCTCCGCGCTCGGCATCCCGGCCCGCAAGGTGCCCGAGGAGATCCCGCCGGGCCGTGCCTTCCGCAACGAGTTCGGTACGGAGACGCAGTTCGCGCTGCTCGCCGAGGACACGACCGGTCAGGGTCAGGCGGCCGCGCTGGCGGCGATCGGCGAGGCGGCCGCGGCCCGTGACGCCGAGGTCCCGCGCACGCGGCGCCCGTTCCGCGTGGACAGCCTGCCCAGCCGCATCTCCTTCCCGGAGGCCTGGGAGATGCGCGACCCGGACGCGTCGCGCTCGCCTCTGTGGGGTCTGGTCGGCATCGGCGGCGACGAGATCGTCGGCTTCGGCCCGGACCTGGCGCAGGGCGTGCCGGCGTTCGTCGTCGCGGGTCCGGCCAAGTCGGGCCGCTCGACGGTGCTGTGGAACTTCGCGCAGTCCTTCCTGGCCAAGGGCACGCGTCTGGTGATCGCGGCGCCACGCCAGTCGCTGCTGCGCCAGCTCGACGGCGCGGACGGCGTACTGAAGGTCTTCACCGGCGACGACATCGACGAGGACGAGTTCGAGGAGCTCATCGACCAGGCGTCCCTGGAGGAGCCGATCGCCGTCCTCATCGACGACGGCGAGATCCTGGAGGACTGCGACGCCGAGAGCCAGATGAAGAAGCTGGTCTCCCGCGGCGCCGAACGCGGCCTCGCCATGGTCATCGCCGGTGACGAGGAGGACGTGTGCAGCGGCTTCTCCGGCTGGCAGGTCGACGCCAAGAAGGCCCGCCGCGGCATCCTGCTCTCCCCGCAGGAGTCCTCCAGCGGCGACCTCATCGGCCTCCGCCTGAACCGCAGCATGGTCGGCGGCCAGGTCGCCCCGGGCAAGGGCATGCTGCACCTCGGGGACGGGGAGCTGCGGACCGTCGTCATCCCGGGGTGA
- a CDS encoding serine/threonine-protein kinase has protein sequence MRPLEVDEPTVVGPYRLLGRLGSGGMGRVYLGRSAGGRTVAVKIVHPHFALDEEFRARFRREVEAARRVGGAWTAPVLDADPEARVPWVATAYAAGPSLSAAVADFGPLPAHTVRALGAGLAEALAAVHELGLVHRDVKPSNVLLTLDGPLLIDFGIARATDGTASLTSTGVSIGSPGYMSPEQILGKGVTGAADVFSLGAVLAYAATGRPPFPGDSSAALLYKVVHEEPELGLLDGELRSLTAACLTKDLAARPAPAELARRLAPEGAARLVTGGWLPGALVEQVSRGAVQLLNLEAAGPGGGGLSGPVGFSSPSVGVGEREPGESAEAVGTVGTAGTAGAAEPGVFGPPPVMPTPAPAPPFPAVPAPRDEGPQDMTPSSTGRRPGKVTVSVAATSTPEGGGRVRRLSCSVALAVAGAMAAVTIGSVFVFDLLPGRGGQNDTGDSGAGADAQPSASDAAPGGAVPAAYLGTWEGQGTALDGNLPLGTFRITVERASVGQELGRLRQTDQIGGVCIDVLTLKQVTKKELVATSVGAKTNHSGCNPAATTVHLSPVGDDLRYRSESEESGRPQARMSKVR, from the coding sequence ATGCGGCCGCTCGAAGTCGACGAACCCACCGTCGTGGGGCCCTACCGGCTGCTCGGCCGACTGGGCTCCGGCGGGATGGGCCGGGTCTATCTGGGCCGCAGCGCCGGAGGCCGTACGGTCGCCGTGAAGATCGTGCACCCGCACTTCGCGCTGGACGAGGAGTTCCGGGCCCGCTTCCGCCGCGAGGTCGAGGCCGCGCGCCGGGTGGGCGGCGCGTGGACGGCGCCGGTCCTGGACGCGGACCCGGAGGCACGGGTGCCGTGGGTGGCGACGGCGTACGCGGCGGGCCCCTCGCTGTCCGCCGCGGTGGCGGACTTCGGCCCCTTGCCGGCCCACACCGTACGCGCCCTGGGAGCAGGGCTCGCCGAGGCGCTGGCGGCGGTGCACGAGCTGGGCCTGGTGCACCGCGACGTGAAGCCGTCGAACGTCCTGCTCACGCTCGACGGCCCCCTGCTGATCGACTTCGGCATCGCCCGGGCCACGGACGGCACGGCGTCCCTGACCTCCACGGGCGTCTCGATCGGCTCCCCCGGCTACATGTCGCCCGAGCAGATCCTCGGCAAGGGCGTCACGGGCGCGGCGGACGTCTTCTCCCTGGGCGCGGTCCTGGCGTACGCCGCCACCGGCCGGCCGCCCTTCCCCGGTGACTCCTCGGCGGCCCTGCTCTACAAGGTCGTCCACGAGGAGCCGGAACTCGGCCTGCTCGACGGGGAGCTGCGGTCCCTCACGGCCGCCTGCCTGACGAAGGACCTGGCCGCACGGCCCGCCCCGGCGGAGCTGGCCCGACGCCTGGCTCCCGAGGGCGCGGCCCGGCTGGTGACGGGCGGGTGGCTGCCGGGGGCGCTGGTGGAGCAGGTGAGCCGGGGCGCCGTACAGCTGCTGAACCTGGAGGCGGCGGGGCCGGGAGGCGGGGGGCTTTCGGGGCCGGTGGGGTTCAGCAGCCCTTCTGTGGGAGTGGGGGAGAGGGAGCCAGGGGAGTCGGCTGAAGCTGTTGGGACGGTTGGGACGGCTGGCACTGCCGGGGCTGCCGAGCCCGGGGTGTTCGGCCCGCCGCCGGTCATGCCCACACCAGCCCCGGCGCCGCCCTTCCCGGCCGTACCCGCACCCCGCGACGAAGGCCCGCAGGACATGACCCCGTCGTCCACCGGGCGCCGCCCCGGCAAGGTCACCGTCTCCGTGGCCGCGACGTCCACGCCCGAGGGCGGCGGGCGGGTGCGGAGGCTGAGCTGCTCGGTCGCCCTGGCCGTCGCCGGGGCGATGGCGGCCGTGACGATCGGCTCGGTGTTCGTGTTCGACCTGCTGCCGGGACGGGGCGGCCAGAACGACACGGGCGACTCGGGCGCCGGCGCCGACGCGCAGCCGTCGGCGAGCGACGCCGCCCCGGGCGGGGCGGTGCCCGCCGCCTATCTCGGCACCTGGGAGGGCCAGGGCACCGCCCTGGACGGCAATCTGCCCCTCGGCACGTTCCGGATCACGGTCGAACGGGCCTCCGTCGGCCAGGAGCTGGGCCGGCTCCGCCAGACGGACCAGATCGGCGGCGTCTGTATCGACGTACTGACCCTGAAGCAGGTGACGAAGAAGGAGCTCGTCGCGACGTCCGTGGGCGCGAAGACCAACCACAGCGGCTGCAACCCGGCCGCCACGACGGTCCACCTCAGCCCGGTGGGCGACGACCTCCGGTATCGGTCGGAGAGCGAGGAGTCGGGGCGGCCTCAGGCTCGGATGTCGAAGGTGCGGTAG